ATTGCAAGTTATGGTGTCTATGGATCTTTCCATTTCTCCTCCTCTGAAAGTGGTTCTTTTGCTAACCTTATTGGCACAAATAACTACTTTATGACTGATGTTAAATCATCGTCTGTAGTCATCGTTCAAAGTGAAACATCTTGTAGTATTAATAGCGCCTCTATGTCTTCCAACACAACTTATTTCTACTGGAACAGTACATCTTCCCTATCATCTAGTGTGTTTACAAATACTACATCTAGTTCAAATAGCACGAACTCTTCCATTCCGACGACTTACCCGTCTAATTCAACTACCTATCAGAACATTACGACTAGTTATCCATGGAGTCAGCCAGTTGTGAATATTACAGATTATCTCAGTGACAATGGAGACGGTCATTTCGTGCTAGCTGGCGATGGAAATCAAACTATTGGAGATTTTTATGTAATGAATTGGACTACAATTGCTAGCGGGGAATACTTGGTTCCCTTCAATTATTAATCACttaatttactttcaaATTACCGACAGTGTGTTTGGTTTAATGTGAAAAGTTTATATTCCTaatgaattattttgaagtttaaattcatttgGCACATAgcatgcttttttttaatttttcaattattgcTAAatcttaataaaaaatatttttcagaacgatttttgattttaaataattcaCAATGATCTATTACACTATTAAcataaacaatttttcatttgctaACCCTTTCAAATTCGGAGGAAACAGGGAAATGAATGCCAAAATGGTAAAGCATGTTTTACCAACGGTTCAATTACATGAAGTATTACCATTCTGAAAGGTGTTGAATTCTACAAATTGAAGCCGGACTGTTTCATCTGTGACGGgaatatattaaatacaagaaaaaatataagaGACTTGAATATGTGAAAGAGTGATTATTCAAGTTTCTCTAAAGcttcaattctttcaagaacagattttttgtttgattcTCCAATTTCGCCACCAAGGATTATCTCGTCAAGAATAGCACTGACTTTatagaaattgaaaataaggTCTAATTCACAGACATTCCCAAAGAAGGAATCAAGAAtttctacaaaaaaatgaatcatCTCTAGAATGGCTAAATCATTATCGGTTGAATCCacacaaaaacaaaaataaaggcCAGCATACCGACGGTATACAAGCTTGCTGTTCTCCCATTCTAGGAAATTTGCCtgaaatttttggtttctttGAGATATCAATTGATGGATACGAGCCTTTAATCGAActttttcatcatcatcgAATGGCACGTAGTATTTAGAAAGTCGATTCTTTCCATGCCGGTTTTGTATCAAAATGAATTGAATCATTCCCGATCAATGAATGTAAGTAAAACTTCACTCTTAATGAGCAATTATAGACTATcgaaattaaagaattacgTTTCAAGCCGCTTTATGATTTcgtattttgaaaagtattgTATTCgtaaaaggaaatttcactttcatatgcaaataaaaacgCTACGGAAAACTGAGCTCGAAATTGCTCTGAATGAGAGTTTTTCAGTAAATATGCATTTGGCCAGGATGAATAAGCACACGAAGTTTCTCTTCGTAGTGCGCGCAGTTCATCAAATGTATGAATAAAGCATGAAATTACGTCTCggtatttaattttattgcGCACTGTAGTgcatctttaattttacaacCGAGGTACACCACTTCATCGTAATACTCTTTGATATTCAAGTACAGACTGTTTACCTGATTTGAAGATCGTGAAGGGCTCTACAAAGGCGGAAACGACTATttttaactaaaaataGATCCTTAGACTTTTTTTAGGCTAATTCTTCTTCCATTCCTAATTGCCTTCAATTATCGCTTTTATTTGCtctattatttattttctaagGAAGTTTCGAAACAATCGAATAGCGGATTTAGGGGACTGTTCACTTCCTtcgtttaaaaagaaaataaattctaaACAAATTCAATTCAACTAAAGCTtataaagcatttttttaaactgcAGCATccttttaaacaaatttagtcggtaaacaaatttcacttagaaaaagctttgagacctttttttaagcagAAATcatatttgtatttatttcattcgtttatgaaatattatattcaTTGACTTGTTGAAATAGTGAAAATACTTCCTTCAACGTTGTTCAAGTATCTTATCAATGTTGTGTCTCATCAACGCACTACAGACGAGTATTGGTAGGACTTTGGATGTTTCACACAATTGAGACCTAAGATGCTCACTATTAAACGATATCCAGGCGCCATAGAATTTACAGTTCATACGAGCAAAAGCTATGGCACCCAAATGTTTGCCCTCTGCTTTATATCTTTTGTGATCGGAGCCACAAGTTTGGCTATAGGAAGATCGcctaaaataattattactTTAGTCGAGTTATCTTTTCTACTATCCCTCTTTCACATAATCAGTGGAGTAAATCGTATGTATCCCCTTATACGCATGTATTTTCTAAGAAGCATTTGCGAGTGATCACATATCGTTGGCAATAGTGAACTATGCCTACGTTGCACAGCAAATAATGCgagcaattttttcattggatttattttattttatttttttatttagaaattgAGCTAACTTACATTTTACTAGATGAATCGCTCTTTGTAATTCGGGATTTAGGTGTTCAAACAAACTGCCATTCAATAGTACCATGGAAATCGTCTTCAAAACTTATTCCTTTGGATTCAATTCGagatattttcattaatgaGGGATTTCGAAAATTTGACGTTTGTTACTACATGGGAATTGCTATCGAGTCTGAAACTGAAATCCATGTTGTTTTCCCTACACTTCTGCCGAGACATGATGTGTTACAAAAAGTTTACAAAGAAACGGTTATTTTGTTGGCTAACAATTCATAAAACCTATAACTAGACACACTCTTTCTATCATAACCACCTTTAACGCTAATTACTAGTTTAACGATAATTATCTGCATTTTCGACAAATAATCTTATGAAGaaactaaaataaaattcattaatttcgTTTTATATTGAATACTCTGTAATATTCAATGGTGGATAAAAACCATTTTGCCTTTGCGTAGATTATGGTACCAATAAAATGA
This region of Schizosaccharomyces pombe strain 972h- genome assembly, chromosome: II genomic DNA includes:
- the aps2 gene encoding AP-2 adaptor complex subunit Aps2; this encodes MIQFILIQNRHGKNRLSKYYVPFDDDEKVRLKARIHQLISQRNQKFQANFLEWENSKLVYRRYAGLYFCFCVDSTDNDLAILEMIHFFVEILDSFFGNVCELDLIFNFYKVSAILDEIILGGEIGESNKKSVLERIEALEKLE
- the gpi15 gene encoding pig-H family GPI synthesis protein translates to MLTIKRYPGAIEFTVHTSKSYGTQMFALCFISFVIGATSLAIGRSPKIIITLVELSFLLSLFHIISGVNHESLFVIRDLGVQTNCHSIVPWKSSSKLIPLDSIRDIFINEGFRKFDVCYYMGIAIESETEIHVVFPTLLPRHDVLQKVYKETVILLANNS